Proteins encoded by one window of Paenibacillus sp. DCT19:
- a CDS encoding AAA family ATPase codes for MKLVILFGPQAVGKMTVGQCLEAKTDLKLFHNHMSIDFVSPFFDYGTPAGKRLVSVIRQEIFEEVSKSELEGLIFTFVWAFDLQSDWNYIQQVSSLFESRGGTVYLVELEANLEERKKRNTTENRLAHKPTKRDVEWSEAELIKTYEKHRLNSMPGEITQPNYMRINTVGLEAGQAAELIKKEFDL; via the coding sequence ATGAAGTTAGTTATACTCTTTGGTCCCCAAGCCGTAGGAAAGATGACGGTGGGTCAATGTTTAGAAGCCAAAACAGATTTGAAATTATTTCATAATCACATGTCTATTGATTTTGTGTCTCCTTTTTTTGATTATGGGACACCTGCTGGAAAGCGCTTGGTAAGTGTGATTCGGCAAGAGATATTCGAAGAAGTATCTAAGAGCGAATTGGAAGGACTCATATTTACGTTTGTATGGGCATTCGATCTACAAAGCGATTGGAACTATATTCAGCAGGTTTCAAGCCTATTCGAATCAAGAGGCGGAACGGTATACTTAGTTGAATTAGAAGCCAATTTGGAAGAACGCAAAAAACGCAATACGACTGAAAATAGGTTGGCACATAAACCTACTAAAAGAGACGTGGAATGGTCGGAGGCCGAACTGATTAAAACCTATGAAAAGCATAGGCTCAATTCAATGCCCGGGGAGATTACCCAACCCAATTATATGAGAATTAATACCGTCGGACTGGAAGCAGGTCAGGCAGCCGAGCTGATTAAAAAAGAGTTTGATTTGTAA
- a CDS encoding GNAT family N-acetyltransferase, with protein MLILERAMKYDANKLAEIQKASFDDESRRFNNSESGGPVGYDSARWQEEMIEQCEYFKILLNGKIIGGAIIVIETNQVHNLGRIFIDPNFQHQGIGMKVMQEVERKFPDSAKWWLDTPNWSVKNHHFYTKCGFTKVSEEGDLYIFEKTF; from the coding sequence GTGCTGATATTAGAACGAGCTATGAAATATGATGCAAATAAACTTGCTGAAATACAAAAAGCTAGTTTTGATGATGAATCAAGGCGCTTTAACAACAGTGAATCTGGAGGTCCAGTAGGATACGACTCTGCACGTTGGCAAGAAGAGATGATCGAACAATGTGAATACTTCAAGATACTTCTTAATGGAAAGATAATAGGTGGAGCTATAATCGTTATTGAAACCAATCAAGTTCATAATCTTGGCAGGATCTTTATTGATCCAAACTTTCAACATCAAGGGATCGGAATGAAAGTAATGCAAGAGGTTGAAAGAAAATTTCCGGATAGTGCAAAATGGTGGCTGGATACTCCTAATTGGAGTGTTAAGAATCATCATTTCTATACCAAGTGTGGGTTTACCAAAGTTAGTGAAGAAGGGGACTTATATATTTTTGAAAAGACTTTTTAG
- a CDS encoding HAD family hydrolase produces MIKGILFDLDGTLLDREQSLIAFIHNQYHRIQAFQSVDEPIFVQRFIELDQKGDVWKDKVYQALINEFNLDLNWDELLEDYIQSFQYHCIGFPGLIEILDYLKDKQMKLGIITNGFGRFQMNNIKGLHIDHYFDGIFISEIEGLRKPDINLFNRALDRLGLEPQESIFVGDHPVNDVDASIHAGMRGIWKEDDYFGKPSTNYMSIKDLVEIKSIIERISK; encoded by the coding sequence ATGATTAAAGGCATATTGTTTGATTTGGATGGGACATTGCTTGATCGCGAGCAATCATTAATTGCTTTCATTCATAATCAATATCATCGAATTCAGGCTTTTCAAAGCGTAGATGAACCCATTTTTGTACAGAGATTTATTGAATTAGATCAGAAGGGGGATGTCTGGAAAGACAAAGTTTATCAAGCGCTAATCAATGAATTTAATTTAGATCTGAATTGGGACGAATTACTGGAGGACTATATTCAATCATTTCAATATCACTGTATTGGTTTTCCCGGATTAATAGAAATTCTTGACTATTTGAAAGACAAGCAAATGAAATTAGGAATTATAACGAATGGATTCGGTAGATTTCAGATGAACAATATCAAAGGACTACACATTGATCATTATTTTGACGGAATATTCATTTCTGAAATTGAGGGTTTGCGTAAGCCAGACATTAACTTATTTAATAGAGCTTTAGATCGTTTAGGATTAGAACCTCAAGAATCGATATTTGTAGGAGACCATCCAGTCAATGATGTCGATGCAAGTATTCATGCGGGTATGAGAGGAATTTGGAAAGAAGATGATTACTTTGGTAAACCTTCAACAAACTATATGTCCATTAAGGACTTGGTAGAAATAAAGAGCATCATAGAACGTATTTCAAAGTGA
- a CDS encoding cupin domain-containing protein, whose product MKVISLEEAKSLGVETAYHLMDNGEKRFRLINNDGSSYIRTEGSEKGAWQNSHYHQALNEVYVVQQGWIAYAELDEQNQLSLRILKKNDSVMVPPLRPHNIYMSSLAVTHVVKFGGDCEIKPDWFASPQLDLLTKHISEIDLISNKG is encoded by the coding sequence ATGAAAGTGATCTCTTTGGAAGAGGCAAAAAGCTTAGGAGTAGAAACGGCATACCACCTTATGGATAATGGCGAAAAGCGATTTAGATTAATCAATAACGATGGTAGCTCATATATCCGAACGGAAGGTTCCGAGAAGGGCGCGTGGCAGAATAGTCATTATCACCAAGCATTAAATGAAGTATATGTTGTACAACAAGGTTGGATTGCATATGCAGAACTTGATGAGCAGAATCAATTGTCTTTGAGAATTTTAAAAAAGAACGATAGCGTCATGGTTCCTCCCTTAAGACCGCATAACATCTATATGTCATCGTTAGCCGTTACACATGTTGTTAAATTTGGTGGAGATTGCGAGATTAAGCCAGATTGGTTTGCTTCACCTCAATTAGATCTTCTGACCAAGCATATTTCCGAGATAGACCTAATTTCAAATAAAGGATGA
- a CDS encoding AAA family ATPase has protein sequence MEKGKIIFLNGVTSSGKTSIVEAMQAYSEPFFYVVANDLFENTIGDKHLQTDYWKYLSEAIIMMYHTAKLFSDHGKHVLIDGILVERPELQPHYEQVQEIFAGYPLDIVEVHCPLDLCRKRNIERGDRGEKQSDEQHKMMAKNIHYSYSIDTSLNTPEECAEKIIGHYFKSEVNI, from the coding sequence ATGGAAAAAGGGAAAATTATATTTTTGAATGGTGTAACCAGCTCAGGCAAAACATCCATCGTAGAAGCGATGCAAGCGTACTCTGAGCCGTTTTTTTATGTTGTAGCTAATGATCTTTTTGAAAATACGATTGGGGATAAGCATCTCCAAACAGACTACTGGAAGTACTTAAGTGAAGCGATTATTATGATGTATCACACAGCAAAATTGTTTTCAGATCATGGAAAGCACGTATTAATTGATGGAATACTTGTTGAAAGACCAGAGTTACAACCGCATTATGAACAAGTCCAAGAGATTTTTGCAGGGTATCCTCTGGATATCGTTGAGGTGCATTGTCCATTAGATCTATGTCGGAAACGTAATATTGAGCGCGGTGATCGTGGAGAGAAGCAATCAGATGAGCAGCACAAAATGATGGCTAAGAATATTCATTACAGCTATTCCATAGATACGAGCTTGAACACGCCAGAAGAGTGTGCTGAGAAAATTATCGGGCATTATTTCAAGAGTGAAGTTAATATTTGA
- a CDS encoding SAM-dependent methyltransferase — MIDISHIAPTDPIKIIIGASSQSYEGWIQTQEKQLNLLRLEDWEQSFKNRKLEAILSEHIWEHMTYEEGVQASKICYKYLRTKGYIRCAVPDGYFANEDYQNLVKIGGPGPLDHPAASHKIVHNYKTITQMFEEAGFDVELLEYWDEDGRFHSQDWNPEKGFIYRSKRYDHRNENGNLGFTSLIVDAIKK, encoded by the coding sequence ATGATAGATATTTCTCATATAGCACCAACAGATCCAATTAAAATTATTATAGGTGCTTCCTCACAAAGTTATGAAGGGTGGATACAAACTCAAGAGAAACAATTGAATTTACTGCGATTGGAAGATTGGGAACAAAGTTTTAAGAATCGAAAATTAGAAGCCATTTTATCAGAGCACATCTGGGAGCACATGACCTACGAAGAGGGAGTCCAAGCTTCTAAGATATGCTACAAGTATCTACGTACGAAAGGTTATATTCGCTGCGCGGTTCCTGATGGTTATTTTGCAAATGAAGATTATCAGAATCTAGTTAAGATTGGCGGCCCAGGACCTCTCGATCATCCAGCGGCAAGTCATAAGATCGTACATAATTATAAAACAATCACCCAGATGTTTGAGGAAGCCGGCTTTGATGTTGAGTTATTGGAATATTGGGACGAAGATGGACGTTTTCATTCTCAAGATTGGAATCCAGAAAAGGGATTCATCTATAGGTCTAAGCGATACGATCATCGAAATGAGAATGGCAATTTGGGTTTTACATCTCTGATTGTAGATGCGATTAAGAAATAG
- a CDS encoding DUF1569 domain-containing protein, with the protein MNSLFEQVHANEIVERLNQLRPDAQPQWGKMNASQMLAHCSAFQDIAMGNSTSARSWLGLIIGKLAKPVFYNDKPLPHNMSTIPEIMIVDEREFELEKKMLLQKIITFQHDGPEKCTRKPHPFFGKLSPEEWGKGIYKHLDHHLRQFGV; encoded by the coding sequence ATGAACAGCCTATTCGAACAAGTTCATGCTAATGAGATTGTGGAGCGTCTCAACCAACTACGTCCGGATGCTCAGCCGCAATGGGGGAAGATGAATGCTTCACAGATGCTGGCTCACTGCTCGGCGTTTCAGGACATCGCAATGGGAAACTCTACTTCTGCAAGAAGTTGGCTAGGATTAATCATCGGAAAATTAGCGAAACCCGTATTTTACAATGACAAGCCGCTGCCACACAATATGTCCACAATTCCTGAGATAATGATTGTAGATGAGAGAGAGTTTGAACTAGAAAAGAAGATGTTGCTCCAAAAGATAATTACATTCCAACATGATGGGCCTGAGAAATGTACAAGAAAACCGCATCCTTTCTTTGGCAAGCTCTCTCCTGAAGAATGGGGGAAGGGGATTTATAAACATCTAGACCATCATTTAAGGCAATTTGGTGTTTAG
- a CDS encoding histidine phosphatase family protein, protein MTVFGLIRHGVTDWNYEFRAQGHTDIPLNDEGRRQAKLLAKRMENEEWDIIYSSDLCRALDTAEMIGKLKNIEVRTDLRLREMNGGLTEGTTEQERVNQWGYSWSKLDLGIEPQADIIKRGVDCLADLAERHPNQKLLIVSHGAILGLILSKLVRHVDMQESLHNTSVTIINKEQVRWNCERYNCISHLDGA, encoded by the coding sequence ATGACGGTATTTGGACTTATACGACATGGTGTTACGGATTGGAATTATGAATTTAGAGCGCAGGGACATACGGATATCCCTTTAAATGACGAGGGAAGAAGACAAGCGAAATTACTTGCTAAGCGAATGGAGAACGAAGAGTGGGATATCATTTATTCAAGTGATTTATGCAGAGCGCTCGATACAGCAGAAATGATAGGCAAACTGAAGAACATTGAAGTGAGAACCGACCTACGTTTAAGAGAAATGAATGGTGGACTTACTGAAGGTACAACCGAACAAGAGCGAGTTAATCAGTGGGGATATAGCTGGTCGAAACTAGATTTAGGTATAGAGCCACAGGCGGATATTATTAAAAGAGGAGTAGACTGCCTCGCGGATCTAGCTGAGAGACATCCGAATCAAAAATTGCTGATCGTAAGCCATGGGGCAATACTTGGGCTGATCTTGAGTAAGCTCGTTCGGCATGTGGATATGCAAGAAAGTCTCCATAACACATCGGTAACCATAATAAATAAAGAGCAAGTGAGATGGAATTGTGAACGCTATAACTGTATATCTCATTTAGACGGTGCTTAA
- a CDS encoding DUF4279 domain-containing protein, giving the protein MNKTQVKAYYSLFGDYFDPDEVTSKLEITPTSVTRKGDIINVKHSHQETSWTVGTEYEESLDVNDQLIKVMNVLKEKTDEINTIQAQNQLKSKFYIVMVMEEGYTPALYFDSNFIKFADSIHAEIDVDLYANPYSADTVWTGR; this is encoded by the coding sequence ATGAATAAAACACAGGTAAAGGCTTATTATAGCCTATTTGGTGATTATTTTGATCCGGATGAAGTGACATCGAAGCTTGAAATTACCCCAACCAGCGTTACTAGAAAAGGGGATATCATTAATGTGAAACATAGTCATCAAGAAACATCCTGGACAGTAGGTACTGAATATGAAGAGTCTCTCGATGTAAATGACCAGTTGATCAAAGTTATGAATGTATTAAAAGAGAAAACTGACGAAATCAATACAATCCAGGCACAAAATCAACTGAAGTCTAAATTTTATATTGTCATGGTGATGGAAGAGGGTTACACACCTGCTCTATATTTTGACTCTAATTTTATTAAGTTCGCTGATTCAATTCATGCTGAAATTGATGTCGATCTGTATGCAAATCCGTATTCAGCGGATACAGTTTGGACTGGGAGATGA
- a CDS encoding AAA family ATPase, whose translation MSKLPLFVVTGASGTGKTTVCALVRESLPEFDVFDMDIIDNVDWQIAKANWLRIAYSISLSGRGTVLCGTMVPENIESADHKDKFETIHYINLHCDDETRAARLLARGWGDEAVQEHKNFANWLVQNASIAFTPPMPTINTSELTPEDVANEIKEWVLNNW comes from the coding sequence ATGAGCAAGTTGCCTTTATTTGTAGTTACAGGTGCCAGTGGAACGGGCAAAACCACGGTTTGCGCACTGGTGCGTGAGAGCCTTCCTGAATTTGATGTATTTGATATGGACATTATCGACAATGTCGACTGGCAAATTGCAAAAGCAAATTGGCTCAGAATTGCTTATAGTATTTCATTAAGTGGTCGCGGCACTGTGCTCTGTGGAACGATGGTTCCAGAAAACATTGAATCTGCTGACCACAAGGATAAGTTTGAGACGATTCACTACATTAACTTGCATTGCGATGACGAAACACGTGCAGCAAGATTGTTAGCGCGAGGCTGGGGTGATGAAGCTGTCCAGGAACATAAGAATTTTGCCAATTGGTTGGTGCAGAATGCAAGTATAGCTTTTACCCCTCCAATGCCAACAATCAACACAAGTGAACTTACACCTGAAGATGTAGCAAATGAGATTAAAGAGTGGGTTTTAAATAATTGGTGA
- a CDS encoding SAM-dependent methyltransferase, which yields MASSDIGLNLERIIFIGRTFEEYKDIFNLSNEDMLNNKILDCPAGACSFTSIANRLGGDVTAADIAYSHPVQQLKKKGLLDVEHGIENIGKVKQNYVWNYFNSFDELRSSRMRALTDCTDDMLANSKRYVAATLPQLPFQDNQFDITLSAHFLFMYSDRLDLSFHKATISELMRVTSKEIRVFPIVDLTSGRSVHLDSIINLIEEAGWNYEIQNTGYEFQRNVNQLLRIYN from the coding sequence ATGGCTTCCTCGGACATTGGACTTAATCTAGAACGCATCATTTTCATTGGAAGAACTTTTGAAGAATATAAGGATATATTTAATCTCTCTAACGAGGATATGCTGAATAACAAAATCTTAGATTGTCCCGCTGGCGCTTGTTCCTTTACCTCTATAGCGAATCGGTTAGGAGGAGATGTGACAGCTGCTGATATTGCATACTCTCATCCGGTTCAGCAGCTTAAGAAAAAAGGGCTATTAGATGTAGAACATGGCATTGAGAATATTGGAAAGGTTAAACAAAATTATGTTTGGAATTATTTCAATTCATTTGATGAACTGCGATCAAGTCGAATGAGAGCTTTGACAGATTGCACCGATGATATGCTTGCAAATTCTAAACGTTATGTTGCCGCAACTTTGCCACAGCTACCCTTTCAGGATAATCAGTTTGATATCACATTGTCGGCGCATTTCTTGTTTATGTATTCAGATCGACTAGACCTGAGTTTTCACAAAGCGACCATAAGTGAACTTATGAGAGTAACAAGCAAAGAAATTCGAGTTTTTCCTATTGTGGATTTAACAAGTGGGAGATCAGTACATTTGGATTCTATCATCAACTTGATCGAAGAAGCCGGGTGGAATTATGAAATCCAGAACACAGGTTATGAGTTTCAGCGAAATGTGAATCAACTGTTAAGGATATACAATTAA
- a CDS encoding GNAT family N-acetyltransferase encodes MSYSIHEMTVGFAEEILHWKYEQPYDFYDNELSLEALDELLNSSYYVLLDIHDELIGFMCMGSSAQVPNETYVYGENYIDLGIGMNPELTGKGQGASFFSSVLNFIVDRFDHSSYRLTVAAFNQTAIHLYQKFGFITVDRFSKGDYEFIVMIK; translated from the coding sequence TTGTCTTATTCAATACATGAAATGACCGTAGGATTTGCTGAAGAGATACTGCATTGGAAATATGAACAACCGTATGATTTCTATGATAATGAACTTTCATTAGAGGCATTGGATGAATTACTAAATAGCTCCTATTACGTTCTTTTAGATATTCATGATGAACTGATTGGGTTTATGTGTATGGGGAGTTCAGCTCAGGTTCCGAATGAAACTTATGTTTATGGTGAAAATTACATCGATCTTGGAATAGGCATGAATCCAGAATTAACAGGAAAAGGGCAGGGAGCTTCATTTTTCTCAAGTGTATTGAATTTCATCGTGGATAGATTTGACCATAGTTCTTACCGCTTAACAGTCGCAGCATTTAACCAAACAGCAATTCACCTTTACCAGAAATTCGGATTCATTACTGTGGATCGATTTAGTAAAGGAGATTATGAGTTCATTGTCATGATCAAGTGA
- a CDS encoding phosphotransferase enzyme family protein — protein sequence MTNEQLMLLLNAYDVDRPELTFLRHNENRTYRVQDSAGKQYLLRIHDPFVQEMKGLQHTEAGVLAELDMLEQWGQWYHDEVQTPVRNKSGQLVTNLEGDGCRLNASLLTWMEGRDLTKEDTLDAEVIKKLGTHMSELHAFFNQYNPVGMEARPSQGKAYNERMAQVIYSGVSQSLFTSADAVIIDNTLRLINSRLSDEGGNEGPDLIHGDVGLGNAIWTANGDLRFIDFGFYGKGYAQTDVAMGALMLPSDRRDAFLEAYYGERGCSETELLQLEGFMLAAIIGFYVFQFGNEKMHDWMRKRMPILCADRCQPFLRGERILYQ from the coding sequence ATGACCAATGAACAGCTAATGCTTCTGCTTAATGCTTACGATGTGGATCGGCCAGAACTGACGTTTCTAAGACATAACGAAAATAGGACTTACCGGGTTCAGGACAGCGCTGGCAAACAGTACCTACTTCGTATTCATGATCCCTTTGTGCAGGAGATGAAGGGATTACAGCACACTGAAGCAGGTGTTTTGGCAGAACTGGATATGTTGGAGCAATGGGGTCAATGGTACCACGATGAAGTGCAAACGCCAGTGCGGAACAAAAGCGGCCAACTTGTCACGAATCTTGAAGGAGATGGATGCAGACTGAATGCATCGCTTCTTACTTGGATGGAAGGTCGTGATCTGACTAAAGAAGATACACTAGATGCAGAAGTTATCAAGAAGCTGGGCACGCATATGTCAGAGCTGCATGCCTTTTTTAATCAGTACAATCCAGTCGGTATGGAAGCACGACCGAGCCAGGGGAAAGCCTACAACGAGCGAATGGCACAGGTAATCTATTCAGGTGTTTCTCAAAGTCTTTTTACATCTGCGGATGCGGTAATTATTGATAATACGTTACGATTGATAAACTCTCGTTTGTCGGATGAAGGTGGGAATGAAGGGCCAGATCTTATTCATGGCGATGTAGGCTTGGGGAATGCGATTTGGACAGCGAATGGCGACTTACGGTTTATCGACTTCGGGTTCTATGGAAAGGGATACGCACAAACAGATGTGGCAATGGGGGCTTTGATGCTACCTTCAGATCGCCGTGATGCTTTTCTTGAGGCGTATTATGGTGAAAGGGGCTGCTCAGAGACGGAGTTGTTGCAGTTGGAAGGTTTTATGCTCGCGGCGATCATCGGATTCTATGTTTTTCAGTTTGGGAACGAGAAAATGCATGATTGGATGCGTAAGCGAATGCCGATATTGTGTGCCGACCGCTGCCAACCATTTTTGCGAGGAGAACGAATTTTATATCAATAA
- a CDS encoding GNAT family N-acetyltransferase, which yields MLKKRDLHECHSLYSLMTDPMVFPYVRYACQTYEEYLFVTKQLIAEEEQNTSISRTILNETGSPIGTIDLYHIVNKTGFLATWIGSPYFGKGYNQRAKESFLVELFLEHHIETVFIKIREQNIRSRKAIEKLPYVKLANEIYSDIYHTINRTEQIYDLYRVERADFIENSKEIQHEIAT from the coding sequence ATGTTGAAAAAACGTGACTTACACGAATGCCATTCACTTTATAGCTTGATGACAGATCCTATGGTGTTTCCTTACGTTCGTTATGCATGTCAGACCTATGAAGAATACTTGTTTGTAACGAAACAGTTGATTGCTGAAGAAGAACAAAATACATCTATTTCGAGAACCATTCTGAATGAAACGGGATCTCCTATTGGTACGATTGATCTATATCATATTGTGAATAAAACGGGTTTCTTGGCCACATGGATTGGTAGTCCGTATTTTGGAAAAGGATATAACCAAAGAGCGAAAGAATCTTTTTTGGTTGAACTGTTTCTTGAACATCATATTGAGACGGTATTCATTAAGATTCGTGAGCAAAATATTCGTTCGAGAAAGGCAATAGAGAAACTTCCTTACGTGAAGCTGGCGAATGAAATATATTCGGATATCTATCATACGATTAATCGAACAGAGCAGATCTATGATCTATACCGTGTCGAACGGGCAGATTTTATAGAAAATAGTAAGGAGATCCAGCATGAGATTGCTACGTAA
- a CDS encoding aminoglycoside phosphotransferase family protein, translating into MTDHEEVLTGGNVNEVIKIGDTIRRNSQNAYVNELLIHLEKVGLSTVPRYLGVDEQGREIFSYLEGVVPGNQYPEIERYMWTDEVLIQQAKLLRSYHDATVGYMTSLKSQNDYPDPSQHDVVCHNDAAPYNMVFQDKLLVGIIDFDMAGKGPRIWDIVYTLYTSVPLSGFSPGEADCNVVPYDLEEHALMRKNRIKLFFDTYGIDIPTDLKQWVIRRIHTMCNTLTSRAASGDPAFVKLVEEGHLAHYEGELRFLEKHFDDWS; encoded by the coding sequence ATGACGGATCATGAAGAGGTGCTTACGGGTGGAAACGTAAACGAAGTAATCAAAATCGGTGATACCATTCGTCGTAACTCGCAAAATGCATACGTGAATGAATTACTGATACATCTTGAAAAGGTTGGTTTATCTACTGTCCCTAGATATTTGGGTGTAGATGAACAGGGAAGAGAGATCTTTTCTTATCTTGAGGGAGTAGTTCCCGGTAACCAGTATCCTGAGATCGAAAGGTATATGTGGACAGATGAAGTTTTAATACAACAAGCGAAGCTTCTGAGGAGCTATCATGATGCAACGGTCGGATATATGACGTCACTGAAATCTCAGAATGATTATCCTGATCCAAGCCAACATGACGTGGTCTGCCATAACGACGCTGCACCCTACAATATGGTGTTTCAAGACAAGCTTCTCGTGGGAATCATTGATTTTGATATGGCGGGCAAAGGGCCACGGATATGGGATATCGTTTATACACTCTACACGTCTGTGCCGCTTTCGGGGTTCTCGCCAGGTGAAGCTGATTGCAACGTGGTTCCCTATGATCTAGAAGAGCATGCGCTTATGCGTAAAAACAGAATTAAGTTATTTTTTGATACTTATGGTATAGATATACCAACAGATCTTAAACAGTGGGTTATAAGGCGTATCCACACAATGTGTAATACACTGACTTCTCGCGCAGCATCCGGAGATCCGGCTTTTGTTAAGCTCGTAGAAGAAGGTCATCTAGCTCATTATGAGGGAGAATTACGATTTCTTGAAAAGCATTTTGATGACTGGAGTTAA
- a CDS encoding GNAT family N-acetyltransferase has product MNPILMEFPDQFTTERLLIRCPLPGDGKVVYESIVSSIQELREWLPFAHKEQREEVVEANLREARLNYLKREDLRLLIFHKETNEFIGSSGLHHPNWDVPKFEIGYWIDSRHSRKGYMTEAVEGITAFAFNELKARRVIIRCDTLNDKSRAIPERLGFTLEGILRNEDTSVDGSTLRDTCIFAKVK; this is encoded by the coding sequence ATGAATCCAATCTTAATGGAGTTCCCTGACCAATTTACTACCGAGAGACTATTGATTAGATGCCCTTTACCTGGGGATGGGAAGGTTGTTTATGAATCTATCGTTTCGTCTATCCAGGAATTGAGAGAATGGCTTCCTTTTGCCCATAAGGAGCAACGAGAAGAAGTGGTGGAGGCGAATTTGAGAGAAGCTCGGTTAAACTATTTGAAACGGGAAGATCTGAGATTGCTTATTTTTCATAAAGAGACTAATGAGTTTATCGGATCATCCGGGTTGCATCATCCAAATTGGGACGTCCCCAAATTCGAAATAGGTTACTGGATCGATAGTCGTCACAGTAGAAAAGGTTACATGACTGAGGCGGTAGAAGGGATTACAGCATTTGCATTCAATGAATTAAAGGCGAGAAGAGTAATCATACGCTGTGACACATTGAATGACAAAAGTAGAGCGATTCCAGAAAGATTAGGATTCACTTTGGAAGGTATATTGCGTAATGAAGACACAAGTGTGGATGGAAGTACACTTAGAGATACATGCATATTTGCCAAAGTGAAGTGA
- a CDS encoding GNAT family N-acetyltransferase, whose product MKNTGWSVDIHDYALSSEYAIQLADPEEWGKYCSVYYNMRYIGFFREEGFNASLRNAYWIYKGESKVGGVRIAPNVMYHLFYIPPFQDSFEVLKLLKQLLMSWSDRTKPIKTYEILSDQVDLYARAGFWPDEFRCRWMQRPTEQYNIVWDHNYSIESPQIIGNQQGAKKFSKEDEIADCDFNSFEGSLEAVRRKKFLLEDFVPHEDPNYTNEILNQASTLVYDQETGQLIANCRLCLQDNQAAVYSVGVIPAYRGKGIATRMLQRALTVIKDHYPVLRLYVMEGNDAESLYYNLGFVQGELEVQTMYIPANEF is encoded by the coding sequence ATGAAAAATACTGGATGGTCTGTGGATATTCATGATTACGCTTTATCAAGTGAATACGCTATTCAATTAGCTGACCCTGAAGAATGGGGCAAGTATTGCTCCGTTTATTACAACATGCGATATATCGGTTTCTTTAGAGAAGAGGGCTTCAACGCTTCACTAAGAAATGCGTACTGGATCTATAAAGGAGAGTCAAAAGTAGGTGGAGTAAGAATAGCACCTAATGTGATGTATCATTTATTTTATATTCCCCCGTTCCAGGATTCATTTGAAGTATTGAAGCTTCTTAAACAACTCTTAATGAGTTGGTCTGATCGGACTAAACCAATTAAAACGTATGAGATTCTTTCTGATCAGGTTGATTTATACGCTAGAGCTGGATTTTGGCCAGATGAGTTCAGATGTCGATGGATGCAACGTCCCACAGAACAGTACAACATCGTATGGGATCATAATTATAGCATCGAAAGTCCACAGATTATTGGCAATCAGCAGGGGGCTAAGAAATTTAGTAAAGAAGACGAAATTGCAGATTGTGATTTTAATAGCTTTGAAGGGAGCCTAGAGGCAGTAAGGAGAAAGAAGTTCTTGCTTGAAGATTTTGTGCCACATGAAGATCCTAATTATACAAACGAGATATTAAATCAAGCATCTACCCTTGTGTACGATCAAGAAACAGGTCAGCTTATTGCGAATTGTCGGCTCTGTTTGCAAGATAATCAAGCGGCTGTTTACAGTGTAGGTGTCATTCCAGCGTACCGAGGAAAAGGGATTGCTACACGTATGTTGCAACGAGCCTTAACGGTCATTAAAGATCATTATCCAGTCCTAAGGCTTTATGTCATGGAGGGTAATGATGCGGAGTCTTTGTACTACAATCTGGGCTTTGTTCAAGGAGAGTTGGAGGTACAGACGATGTACATTCCTGCGAATGAATTTTAG